One genomic region from Sphingomonas paeninsulae encodes:
- a CDS encoding S9 family peptidase: MADKTPPQKLTLERVFASPTLTGAAPRALKLSPDGTLLTSLRPRADDRERYDLWAVDTRTGVARMLVDSAKIGSGAELSEAEKMQRERARIGGTRGIVAYDWAPDGKSLLVPLDGDLFVATLDGKVRRLTATKTAELDATTSPKGGFVSFVRDQNLFVTDLQTNAERKLTRDGGGTLSWGLAEFVAQEEMDRTKGAWWSPDDKRIAVARVDESGVAIVSRAAIGADGTKVYDQRYPRAGAANAVVDLYVMNVDGSGQVKVDLGTNADIYLARVNWAADGKTLFVQRESRDQKALDLLRVDPATGKSAVVFTEHAKTWLNLHDNFRGLKDGSILWSSERDGFSHLYRWQAGQWTQLTHGPWMVRGVVGVDEAKGLVYFTGNRETPIDQNLYSVALAGGAVTLLTEAGWWNTAVMSRDASHVIVTRSNPSQPEQTYLADATGKRLSWVEENRIDATHPYAPYLAAHVATTFGTLTAADGSVLHYKLLKPQLTKGQRAPVFVQVYGGPGAGRQVTDAWGGALQQYLVQQGWVVFSIDGRGTPDRGVAFEGQIYRAMSSVEVDDQIAGVDWLKKQNFVDPARIAVYGWSYGGYMTLRLLERKPGVFAAGVSGAPVTRWELYDTHYTERYMGNPATEAAAYMQSDALGHADAIADPLLLLHGMADDNVVFENSTALMAKLQAAAHPFETMVYPGQTHRVAGPGISAHLWKTILGFLDRQVVNKEQK; this comes from the coding sequence ATGGCTGACAAAACACCACCACAAAAATTGACGCTTGAACGCGTGTTCGCCAGCCCAACGCTGACGGGTGCGGCTCCGCGTGCGCTGAAACTGTCGCCCGACGGGACGCTGCTCACCAGTTTGCGGCCGCGTGCCGACGATCGTGAGCGTTATGATCTGTGGGCGGTCGATACGCGGACGGGTGTGGCCCGGATGCTGGTCGATTCGGCGAAAATCGGAAGCGGCGCGGAACTGTCCGAAGCCGAAAAGATGCAGCGCGAGCGTGCGCGCATCGGTGGCACGCGCGGCATCGTTGCTTATGACTGGGCACCTGATGGCAAGTCGTTGCTGGTGCCGCTTGATGGCGATTTGTTCGTGGCGACGCTGGACGGCAAGGTTCGCCGGCTGACCGCCACCAAGACAGCCGAACTGGACGCGACGACAAGCCCCAAGGGCGGCTTTGTTTCGTTCGTCCGGGATCAGAATTTGTTCGTCACCGATCTCCAAACCAATGCCGAGCGCAAGCTGACCCGCGATGGCGGTGGAACGCTGAGCTGGGGGCTGGCGGAGTTCGTCGCGCAAGAGGAAATGGATCGGACCAAGGGAGCATGGTGGTCGCCCGACGACAAGCGCATTGCCGTTGCTCGCGTCGATGAAAGTGGCGTTGCGATTGTCAGTCGCGCAGCCATCGGCGCCGATGGGACGAAGGTTTACGATCAGCGTTACCCGCGCGCCGGTGCTGCAAACGCGGTCGTCGATTTGTACGTGATGAACGTCGATGGGTCGGGTCAGGTAAAGGTCGACCTTGGCACCAATGCCGATATCTATCTGGCGCGCGTGAACTGGGCAGCAGATGGCAAGACGCTGTTTGTACAGCGTGAGAGCCGCGACCAGAAGGCACTCGACTTGCTGCGGGTCGATCCGGCCACTGGTAAATCAGCCGTGGTTTTCACTGAACATGCCAAGACGTGGCTCAACCTGCATGACAATTTCCGCGGTCTGAAAGATGGCAGTATTTTGTGGTCGTCCGAGCGTGACGGGTTCAGCCATTTGTATCGCTGGCAGGCGGGTCAGTGGACGCAATTGACGCATGGACCGTGGATGGTGCGCGGCGTCGTTGGTGTCGATGAAGCGAAGGGGCTGGTCTATTTTACCGGCAACCGTGAAACGCCGATCGACCAGAACCTGTATTCGGTGGCGCTGGCTGGTGGTGCGGTTACGCTGCTGACTGAGGCAGGCTGGTGGAATACGGCCGTGATGAGCAGGGATGCCAGTCATGTCATCGTGACGCGCTCCAATCCCAGTCAGCCCGAGCAGACCTATCTGGCGGACGCGACTGGTAAGCGACTGTCTTGGGTCGAGGAAAACCGGATCGACGCGACGCATCCGTATGCGCCGTACCTCGCGGCCCATGTCGCAACGACGTTCGGTACGCTGACGGCGGCGGATGGATCGGTGCTGCACTACAAGTTGTTGAAGCCGCAACTGACGAAGGGCCAGCGCGCGCCGGTGTTCGTGCAGGTTTATGGCGGCCCGGGGGCGGGGCGTCAGGTGACCGATGCCTGGGGCGGTGCGCTCCAGCAGTATCTGGTGCAACAGGGCTGGGTCGTGTTCTCGATCGACGGTCGCGGAACGCCGGATCGTGGTGTGGCATTCGAAGGTCAGATCTATCGCGCCATGTCCTCGGTCGAGGTCGATGACCAGATTGCGGGAGTCGACTGGCTTAAGAAGCAGAACTTTGTCGATCCGGCGCGCATTGCGGTTTATGGATGGTCGTATGGCGGTTACATGACCCTGCGCTTGCTGGAGAGGAAGCCGGGCGTGTTCGCGGCGGGTGTATCGGGTGCTCCGGTTACACGGTGGGAGCTTTACGACACCCATTATACCGAGCGTTACATGGGCAATCCCGCGACTGAGGCTGCGGCTTATATGCAGTCGGATGCGCTGGGCCATGCCGACGCGATTGCCGATCCGTTGCTGCTGCTCCACGGCATGGCGGACGACAATGTGGTCTTCGAAAATTCGACTGCGCTGATGGCAAAACTTCAGGCGGCAGCACATCCGTTCGAAACAATGGTCTACCCGGGGCAAACGCACCGGGTTGCCGGACCGGGCATCTCTGCCCATTTATGGAAGACGATACTGGGGTTTCTGGACCGCCAGGTTGTAAATAAGGAACAGAAGTAA